Proteins from a single region of Murdochiella vaginalis:
- the gltA gene encoding NADPH-dependent glutamate synthase, which translates to MFELIEKQWLAENIVSLVFRAPRVAESCAPGQFLILKADEVAERIPLTIADYDRKEGTVTVAVQTIGTSTRKIAALEVGGGARDILGPLGHPSAFVEEPLASVKKRRYIFVAGGLGTAPVYPQVKWLHEHGVAVDVLIGARTKSLIFWEERMQAVADHVFITTDDGSYGRHGLVTTCLEDLIKKEHRTYDQCVCIGPMIMMKFVAQLTALDRLNLPTIVSMNPIMVDGTGMCGACRVHVGKDVRFACVDGPEFDARDIDFEEAIRRQKMVRTKAGRSALLQEEANPQKKMPAATVRNGETAYFDILKRVPVAEQDPKERAGNFQEVCFGYDARGAALEASRCLECANPRCVKACPVAIAIPDFIREIKTNALERAFSILSEASSLPAVCGRVCPQEEQCEGACIRGIKGEPVAIGKLERYVADWARENGVRPAKPVSEAKEQHIAVIGSGPAGLACAGDLAKMSYTVTIFESLHEAGGVLQYGIPEFRLPKKEVVAHEVDNVRRLGVTIETDVFVGQSVTITHLMEEEGFDAVFIATGAGLPRFMGIPGESLNGVMSANEYLTRNNLMHAFDPRYDTKMQPLSRVVTVGGGNVAMDACRTALRLGAESRLVYRRSEKELPARREEIEHAREEGVKFDFLCNPVEILGDEEGWVSGVRCIRMELGEPDASGRRRPAEIPGSEFDVACDAVIMALGTNANPRAAKGLEELSLNAKKGIVINEETGETSIEGVFAGGDAVTGSATVILAMGAGRKAARGIDAYLRKKQDR; encoded by the coding sequence GTGTTTGAATTGATCGAAAAGCAGTGGTTGGCGGAAAATATTGTTTCTTTGGTGTTTCGTGCACCGCGTGTGGCGGAATCGTGTGCACCGGGTCAGTTTCTGATTCTCAAAGCGGATGAAGTTGCGGAGCGCATTCCGCTAACGATTGCGGATTATGATCGCAAGGAGGGAACGGTTACCGTTGCTGTGCAGACGATCGGCACCTCAACAAGAAAGATTGCCGCGCTCGAAGTGGGCGGCGGAGCCAGGGATATTTTGGGGCCTCTCGGTCATCCTTCCGCATTTGTCGAGGAGCCGCTTGCATCAGTTAAAAAACGTCGCTATATCTTTGTTGCCGGCGGTTTGGGCACCGCGCCTGTTTATCCGCAGGTGAAATGGCTTCATGAGCATGGCGTGGCGGTGGACGTGCTGATTGGCGCACGTACAAAATCGCTTATCTTCTGGGAAGAACGGATGCAGGCTGTGGCGGACCATGTTTTTATCACGACGGATGACGGCTCCTACGGCCGTCACGGGCTCGTGACGACGTGCCTGGAAGACTTGATCAAAAAGGAGCATCGCACATACGATCAATGCGTATGTATCGGTCCCATGATCATGATGAAATTTGTTGCACAGCTTACGGCACTGGATCGCCTGAATTTGCCGACCATCGTCTCCATGAATCCCATCATGGTGGATGGAACGGGTATGTGCGGGGCCTGTCGGGTTCATGTGGGCAAGGACGTGCGTTTCGCATGTGTGGATGGACCGGAATTTGATGCGCGCGATATCGACTTTGAGGAAGCGATTCGTCGGCAAAAAATGGTACGTACAAAAGCCGGCCGGAGCGCGCTATTGCAGGAGGAAGCAAATCCGCAGAAAAAAATGCCGGCAGCCACGGTTCGTAATGGCGAAACCGCGTATTTCGATATCCTTAAGCGCGTTCCGGTCGCCGAACAGGATCCCAAAGAACGCGCTGGTAACTTTCAAGAAGTTTGCTTTGGCTATGATGCTCGCGGCGCCGCTCTGGAAGCCTCACGCTGCTTGGAATGTGCCAATCCGCGTTGCGTAAAAGCCTGTCCCGTTGCGATTGCGATCCCCGATTTTATTCGTGAAATTAAGACCAATGCGCTTGAACGGGCCTTTTCTATATTGAGTGAGGCTTCCTCGCTTCCTGCCGTTTGCGGACGCGTTTGTCCGCAGGAAGAACAATGTGAGGGAGCCTGCATTCGGGGCATAAAGGGAGAACCGGTGGCCATCGGTAAATTGGAGCGCTACGTCGCGGACTGGGCAAGGGAAAACGGCGTGCGTCCCGCCAAGCCGGTAAGCGAAGCGAAGGAGCAGCACATTGCCGTGATCGGTTCCGGGCCGGCGGGGCTCGCCTGTGCCGGCGATTTGGCTAAAATGAGCTACACCGTGACCATTTTTGAATCGTTACATGAAGCGGGCGGTGTTTTGCAATACGGGATTCCGGAATTTCGTTTACCGAAAAAGGAAGTGGTCGCTCATGAGGTGGATAATGTGCGTCGCCTTGGTGTGACTATAGAAACCGATGTGTTCGTCGGGCAGAGCGTCACTATAACGCATCTCATGGAAGAGGAAGGCTTTGATGCCGTCTTTATTGCCACGGGAGCAGGACTACCACGCTTCATGGGAATACCGGGTGAGTCTTTAAATGGTGTGATGTCGGCGAATGAATATCTGACGCGAAACAATTTAATGCATGCTTTTGATCCGCGATATGATACGAAAATGCAGCCTCTCTCTCGCGTGGTTACGGTAGGCGGGGGAAATGTCGCCATGGACGCTTGTCGTACGGCCTTGCGTCTGGGCGCGGAAAGCCGGTTGGTGTATCGGCGAAGCGAGAAGGAGCTTCCTGCGCGGCGCGAAGAAATTGAACATGCACGCGAGGAAGGTGTGAAATTCGATTTTCTGTGCAATCCGGTGGAGATTCTCGGGGACGAAGAAGGATGGGTTTCCGGCGTGCGCTGTATTCGAATGGAATTGGGCGAACCGGATGCTTCCGGGCGACGTCGTCCGGCGGAAATCCCCGGTTCGGAATTTGATGTCGCTTGTGATGCTGTTATCATGGCACTTGGAACCAATGCAAACCCTCGAGCGGCAAAAGGACTGGAAGAGCTTTCACTCAACGCCAAGAAGGGCATAGTCATCAACGAAGAAACCGGTGAAACCTCGATAGAAGGTGTTTTTGCCGGCGGTGATGCGGTGACCGGCTCGGCAACGGTGATTTTAGCCATGGGTGCGGGTAGAAAAGCAGCTCGTGGCATAGATGCGTATCTCCGTAAAAAGCAGGACCGCTAA
- the msrB gene encoding peptide-methionine (R)-S-oxide reductase MsrB, with the protein MTIMKENLSPAVQIIYFAGGCFWGIQGYFRQLDGVLSTEVGYANGKTENTSYSQIKQSDHAETVKIEYDRNRISLAELLDHYLRLVDPLSVNRQGNDTGRQYRTGIYIPASAPEGTQETVQKRLDRLSSKLGQKVAIECAPLSHWVKAEEEHQDYLLKHPQGYCHIDLSLAEIPLEDGFEAFQKPKDETLRAQLTAMQYHTTQEKGTDVPHAHPYDQLFRPGIYVDIVSGEPLFSSRDKFDAGCGWPSFSKPMRNEQLTKHRDLSIPGRERVEVQSRRAESHLGHVFPDGPKELGGLRYCIDGSALRFIPREEMEKEGYGDWIAYVDEEK; encoded by the coding sequence ATGACTATTATGAAGGAAAACCTCTCACCTGCTGTACAAATCATTTATTTTGCCGGTGGCTGTTTCTGGGGCATACAAGGTTATTTTCGCCAGCTTGACGGCGTTCTTTCCACCGAAGTAGGATATGCTAACGGAAAAACAGAAAATACAAGCTATTCGCAAATCAAACAAAGCGATCATGCAGAAACGGTCAAAATAGAATACGATCGCAACCGTATTTCACTGGCGGAGCTACTGGATCATTATTTGCGTTTAGTAGATCCCCTGTCGGTGAACCGGCAAGGCAATGACACGGGCCGACAATATCGAACCGGAATTTATATTCCTGCTTCTGCACCGGAGGGAACACAGGAAACGGTGCAAAAACGTCTGGATCGCTTATCCTCGAAGCTCGGTCAAAAAGTCGCCATCGAATGTGCGCCGCTTAGCCATTGGGTCAAAGCGGAAGAAGAACATCAGGACTATCTCCTAAAACATCCTCAAGGTTACTGCCACATCGATCTTTCACTTGCCGAGATTCCCCTTGAGGATGGATTTGAGGCCTTCCAAAAGCCGAAGGATGAAACACTTCGCGCCCAACTGACAGCAATGCAATATCATACAACCCAAGAAAAAGGAACCGATGTTCCTCACGCACATCCCTATGATCAGCTTTTTCGGCCGGGCATTTATGTAGACATTGTTTCCGGTGAACCACTCTTCAGTTCACGCGATAAGTTTGATGCCGGATGCGGATGGCCTTCGTTCAGTAAGCCGATGCGAAACGAGCAACTCACCAAGCATCGCGATCTCTCTATTCCCGGACGCGAACGCGTCGAAGTGCAATCACGTCGTGCGGAAAGCCACCTCGGGCATGTTTTTCCCGACGGTCCGAAAGAACTCGGCGGCCTGCGCTATTGCATTGACGGTTCCGCGCTGCGCTTTATTCCGCGGGAAGAGATGGAAAAAGAAGGGTATGGCGATTGGATTGCCTACGTGGACGAAGAAAAATAA
- a CDS encoding GtrA family protein gives MNMHSLWKRYREPISYLFFGVLTTLVNYVVYFLTTRGLHMHYLVATGISWVVAVLFAFVTNRRFVFDSTAKGTSEVGGELLRFVGGRVLSLFLEAAIMYIGIEGFKLLRYDWIVKTVAQVGVVVSNYFLSKFFVFR, from the coding sequence ATGAATATGCATTCGCTTTGGAAGCGCTATCGGGAACCTATCAGCTATCTGTTTTTCGGCGTCCTGACCACCTTGGTGAACTATGTAGTCTATTTTCTTACCACACGGGGACTTCATATGCACTATCTCGTTGCCACAGGCATCTCTTGGGTAGTTGCCGTGCTTTTTGCCTTTGTCACCAATCGGCGTTTTGTGTTCGACTCGACGGCAAAGGGAACGAGCGAAGTGGGCGGTGAGTTGTTGCGTTTCGTAGGCGGTCGTGTGCTGTCGCTTTTTTTGGAAGCGGCAATCATGTACATCGGCATTGAAGGTTTCAAGCTCTTGCGCTACGATTGGATCGTTAAAACGGTGGCCCAGGTGGGAGTTGTGGTTTCAAACTACTTTCTCAGCAAGTTTTTCGTTTTTCGCTGA
- the smpB gene encoding SsrA-binding protein SmpB, giving the protein MNKEDNKVLANNKRARHDYFIEKVWEAGIALKGTEVKSVRQGKVAIQQSYVDIHDGEAWLIGLHISPYEQGNRYNMDPVRDRRLLLHKKEIRQLAEAVQRDGYTVIPLCVVLRGRRIKIDIALARGKKLYDKRESLREADDKRRIERTLRDWK; this is encoded by the coding sequence ATGAACAAGGAAGACAACAAGGTGTTGGCGAACAATAAGCGCGCCAGACACGACTATTTTATTGAAAAAGTTTGGGAAGCCGGCATCGCACTCAAGGGCACCGAAGTGAAAAGCGTGCGACAGGGTAAAGTTGCCATCCAACAATCCTATGTGGATATTCATGACGGCGAGGCTTGGCTTATAGGATTGCATATCAGTCCCTATGAGCAGGGGAATCGCTATAATATGGATCCGGTTCGCGATCGTCGTTTGCTGCTGCATAAAAAGGAGATACGCCAACTCGCCGAAGCTGTGCAACGGGATGGTTACACCGTTATTCCGCTCTGTGTGGTGTTACGCGGGCGTCGTATCAAAATAGACATTGCGCTTGCGCGCGGTAAAAAACTTTACGATAAGAGAGAAAGCCTTCGTGAAGCCGATGATAAAAGGCGTATAGAACGTACTTTACGGGATTGGAAATGA
- the rnr gene encoding ribonuclease R, protein MELREFLLSYFSGAQYEPLRTKELADRFGLEGEARIAFYNTIDAMLEEEVIRMSKRGKIKAYAIPVDKTDSTRQKTRTQRKGAASTETEGMKESFMPDPVQTAPEHVEAQKIAEPEQQHDVKPVAAAKSKSSSDEQQNPLIGKLTGNAKGFAFFVSQVEGQPDVFISPDDLNGAIHGDRVRIKILEKADPATGRNSNGRVVSILTRNTDPIVGLYEKRSGLGYVLPDKKNFFSDIPVSDADAMGAQDGDKVILRLLDVEKNGGNPAGRIIENLGPADAKGVDITAVARQFELPYVFSQETKEEAEALPEEVDKREFRGRRDLRNIFTVTIDGADAKDFDDAISLEKRGKYYILYVHIADVSHYVKPGSAIDRDAYERGNSVYLLDRVIPMLPEKLSNGLCSLNPGVERLAMTTQMTLDEEGNVVDHQFYPSVICSDHRLIYKDVSDYLEKGTRFTEEEALFTHLDTMATLYALLAKKRVERGTLDFDFPETDVILDDDGLAVDVRLADRRIANRIIEEFMILNNVIVGTTFFHKKLPFIYRVHAEPKEEDIERLNTALMAFHYEPIEAEPEPSRIRAILEQAKGKKEEGILNMLVLQSMSKAVYSPKPTMHYGLAEEHYSHFTSPIRRYSDLMAHRLLKALLAGTPKTDEAVKKDLFVRCEHISLTEQKAEEAERDVVEMKCAEYMQRFIGEEFVGQITSLTNFGVFVRLPNTVEGLAHFRDMTDDYYSYDEERMVVRGENNHRELRYGDEVRVLVAAANPLLREIDFHLPDFVQEDGRRNKPSAGECTTNLRGARPSHSFRRRNDERPKNFKGAKTSRANRPRKEGLRRRRRSLSGRTGRRG, encoded by the coding sequence ATGGAATTAAGAGAATTTTTATTATCGTATTTTTCCGGTGCGCAATATGAACCGTTGCGTACAAAAGAGCTTGCCGACCGTTTCGGTTTGGAAGGCGAGGCACGCATTGCATTTTACAACACCATTGATGCCATGCTGGAAGAAGAAGTCATTCGCATGAGCAAGCGCGGTAAAATCAAGGCGTACGCGATCCCCGTCGATAAAACAGACTCCACTCGTCAAAAAACAAGAACGCAACGAAAAGGCGCTGCTTCAACAGAGACGGAAGGGATGAAAGAATCCTTTATGCCGGATCCAGTGCAAACAGCACCGGAACATGTGGAAGCGCAGAAAATTGCAGAACCCGAACAACAGCACGACGTAAAACCGGTTGCAGCAGCAAAATCGAAATCTTCTTCTGACGAACAACAAAATCCGCTCATCGGAAAGCTCACCGGCAACGCGAAAGGATTTGCCTTTTTCGTCTCTCAAGTGGAGGGCCAACCGGATGTATTTATTTCTCCGGATGATCTGAATGGGGCCATTCATGGTGACCGCGTGCGGATTAAGATTCTTGAAAAAGCGGATCCCGCCACCGGACGAAACTCCAATGGCCGAGTCGTTTCCATCTTAACGCGCAATACGGATCCCATTGTCGGCCTGTATGAAAAACGAAGCGGCTTAGGCTATGTGCTTCCGGATAAGAAAAACTTTTTTTCAGACATTCCGGTATCCGATGCGGACGCGATGGGTGCACAAGATGGCGACAAGGTGATCTTGCGTCTGCTTGACGTGGAGAAGAACGGAGGGAACCCGGCCGGTCGCATCATCGAGAACCTGGGGCCTGCTGATGCGAAGGGCGTGGATATCACCGCAGTAGCCCGCCAATTCGAGTTGCCCTACGTGTTTTCGCAGGAGACAAAGGAAGAAGCGGAAGCATTGCCAGAAGAAGTGGATAAACGGGAGTTTCGCGGCCGTCGGGATTTGCGAAATATTTTTACCGTAACGATTGATGGGGCGGATGCGAAGGACTTTGATGATGCGATTTCCCTGGAGAAACGCGGGAAATACTATATTCTCTATGTACATATCGCGGATGTTTCACACTATGTTAAACCGGGCTCCGCCATCGATCGCGATGCATATGAGCGCGGCAATTCCGTGTATTTGCTGGATCGCGTGATCCCCATGTTGCCGGAAAAACTTTCCAACGGCTTATGCTCGCTCAATCCCGGTGTGGAACGTTTGGCCATGACCACGCAGATGACCTTAGATGAAGAGGGAAATGTCGTCGATCACCAATTTTATCCCAGTGTGATCTGTTCCGATCATCGCCTGATCTACAAGGATGTTTCCGATTATCTGGAAAAAGGCACGCGCTTTACGGAAGAGGAAGCTCTGTTTACGCATCTGGATACCATGGCAACGCTTTATGCCCTTTTAGCAAAAAAGCGCGTTGAGCGTGGCACTCTTGACTTCGATTTTCCAGAAACCGATGTGATATTAGATGACGATGGCTTGGCGGTTGATGTACGACTGGCGGATCGCCGTATTGCGAACCGCATCATTGAAGAATTTATGATTCTTAACAATGTCATCGTGGGTACGACATTTTTCCATAAAAAATTGCCGTTTATTTACCGAGTTCATGCAGAACCCAAGGAGGAAGACATTGAGCGATTGAATACGGCTCTCATGGCTTTTCATTATGAGCCCATCGAGGCGGAACCGGAACCGTCACGCATTCGCGCAATTCTCGAGCAGGCCAAAGGGAAAAAAGAGGAAGGGATTCTGAACATGCTTGTTTTACAGAGCATGTCAAAGGCCGTCTATAGCCCGAAGCCGACCATGCATTATGGCCTTGCTGAGGAGCATTATTCCCATTTCACATCGCCCATTCGGCGTTATTCCGATTTGATGGCACATCGCCTGCTGAAGGCTTTGCTTGCCGGTACGCCCAAAACGGATGAGGCGGTTAAGAAAGATCTTTTTGTGCGCTGTGAACACATTTCGCTTACAGAGCAGAAAGCGGAAGAAGCCGAACGCGATGTTGTCGAGATGAAGTGTGCGGAGTACATGCAACGCTTCATTGGAGAAGAGTTTGTGGGGCAGATCACGTCCCTAACCAATTTCGGTGTGTTTGTTCGCTTGCCAAATACCGTAGAGGGACTCGCGCATTTTCGAGATATGACCGATGATTATTACTCCTATGATGAAGAGCGCATGGTTGTACGCGGGGAGAATAATCACCGCGAATTACGTTATGGCGACGAAGTGAGGGTGCTTGTTGCGGCCGCGAATCCGTTGCTCAGGGAAATTGATTTTCATCTTCCCGATTTTGTACAGGAAGATGGCCGGCGCAACAAACCAAGTGCGGGTGAATGCACGACCAATCTTCGCGGAGCTCGTCCCAGCCATTCCTTTCGGCGCCGCAATGATGAACGCCCCAAAAATTTTAAAGGGGCGAAAACGTCACGAGCCAACCGGCCCAGAAAGGAAGGCTTACGCCGCCGTCGTCGTTCGCTTTCCGGTCGAACCGGACGAAGGGGCTGA